The following are encoded in a window of Chitinophagaceae bacterium genomic DNA:
- a CDS encoding NAD(P)/FAD-dependent oxidoreductase, whose protein sequence is MSFKPLNHFQPLSTQLTACGIKNNRLKKEFDIIIIGSGMGGLICADVLGREGYKVCVLEKNKQVGGSLQTYVRDRVIFDSGVHYLGGLGKGQNLYQVFKYLGLMDKLKLQKMDEDVFDKIIIENDEKEYVFAQGYENFIRHLLKDFPGEEKALRTYCDKIKEVCSKFPLYNLRSGGDVNEKTTVLEIDTQAFIESITSNKKLQAVLVGNNMLYVLQGNKTPFYVHAMILNSYIESSWKCIDGGSAIAKYMVQNIRQHGGDIRRNTEVKRIVVENGKATSVELADGSHLYANVFISNMHPVRTLEMTETTLIKPAYRSRVKELENTVSSFIVNVVFKKDAFPYLKNNYYYHKEGHIWNMADHNEANWPLCYSLFFSASSRSDVYAESMTILAYMKFDEVKQWAGTVNTVSNETDRGQDYEEFKKRKAEKLIDLVQEKFPGLRDAIRSYYTATPLSYRDYIGNDDGSMYGIAKDYRNPLKTFISPRTKISNLYLTGQNLNLHGVLGATMSGLVTCIALLGNEDIIEKVRNA, encoded by the coding sequence ATGTCGTTTAAACCTTTAAACCATTTTCAACCACTTTCAACCCAATTAACAGCTTGTGGCATAAAAAATAACAGATTGAAAAAAGAATTCGACATCATAATAATCGGCAGCGGCATGGGTGGCCTTATTTGTGCTGATGTACTGGGCCGGGAGGGATATAAGGTCTGCGTACTGGAGAAGAACAAACAGGTGGGCGGCAGCCTGCAGACCTATGTACGTGACCGGGTGATCTTTGATTCGGGTGTGCATTACCTGGGTGGGCTGGGCAAGGGGCAGAATCTTTACCAGGTGTTCAAATACCTGGGGCTGATGGATAAACTCAAGCTGCAGAAAATGGATGAAGACGTATTTGACAAGATCATTATTGAGAACGATGAAAAGGAATATGTTTTTGCACAGGGCTACGAGAATTTTATCCGGCACCTGTTGAAGGATTTCCCCGGCGAAGAAAAAGCATTGCGGACCTATTGCGATAAGATCAAAGAAGTGTGCAGTAAATTCCCTTTATACAACTTACGGTCCGGCGGCGATGTAAATGAAAAAACAACAGTGCTGGAGATCGATACGCAGGCATTCATTGAATCCATCACTTCCAACAAAAAACTGCAGGCAGTGCTGGTGGGCAATAATATGCTGTATGTACTGCAGGGTAACAAGACGCCGTTCTATGTTCATGCCATGATCCTGAACAGCTATATAGAAAGCTCGTGGAAATGCATCGACGGCGGCTCGGCCATTGCAAAATACATGGTGCAGAATATCCGGCAGCATGGCGGAGATATACGGCGCAATACCGAAGTGAAACGCATTGTAGTGGAGAACGGGAAAGCAACATCAGTGGAACTGGCCGACGGGTCACATTTATATGCCAATGTTTTCATCAGCAATATGCACCCGGTGCGGACACTGGAGATGACAGAGACCACGCTCATCAAACCGGCTTACCGCAGCCGGGTAAAAGAACTGGAGAACACGGTTTCGTCGTTCATTGTAAATGTTGTTTTTAAAAAAGACGCATTTCCCTACCTGAAGAACAATTATTATTACCACAAGGAAGGGCATATCTGGAACATGGCAGACCACAATGAAGCCAACTGGCCTTTGTGTTATTCATTATTCTTTTCTGCTTCTTCCAGGTCGGATGTTTATGCCGAGTCGATGACCATCCTGGCCTACATGAAATTTGACGAAGTGAAACAATGGGCGGGTACGGTCAATACCGTATCAAATGAAACCGACCGGGGACAGGATTACGAGGAATTCAAGAAAAGAAAAGCGGAAAAACTGATCGACCTGGTGCAGGAAAAATTTCCGGGCCTGCGGGATGCCATACGATCCTACTATACGGCCACGCCCCTTTCTTACCGGGATTATATTGGTAACGATGACGGCTCGATGTACGGCATAGCGAAAGACTACCGCAACCCGTTAAAAACATTCATCTCTCCCCGTACCAAAATATCCAACCTCTACTTAACCGGGCAAAACCTTAATTTACATGGGGTGCTGGGCGCCACCATGAGCGGGCTGGTAACCTGTATTGCCCTGCTGGGAAATGAAGACATCATTGAAAAAGTAAGAAATGCTTAA
- a CDS encoding DUF2062 domain-containing protein gives MRACVIIPTYNNAATLAGVIEDTAGYCNHIIVVNDGSTDDTASIVNSFPFVQFVSYEKNMGKGWALRKAFRYAMDKGYKYAITIDSDGQHFAKDLPLFFDKAEETPRAIIIGARNMNQESVPGGSSFGNKFSNFWFKVETGISSPDTQSGYRLYPLEPLQKMRFFTRKYEFEIEVLVRASWKGVGVESVPVTVYYAPKEERVSHFRPFKDFFRISVLNTLLVLIAFLYIKPRDFIRTLFNKKKLGKLLDDHLFNTQQPAQLKAISVAFGIFMGIVPIWGFQLVAAIFLAVLFNLNKPLVIIAANISIPPMIPVIIFLSYKMGAFWMGANAMQISFSKTITLDSIKNNLLQYIYGSITLAIVAGIVFGILTFIFLKLTGKKQPVVTGAD, from the coding sequence TTGAGGGCCTGTGTTATTATTCCTACCTATAACAATGCCGCCACCCTTGCCGGAGTGATCGAAGACACAGCCGGCTACTGCAACCATATCATTGTGGTGAATGACGGCTCTACCGACGATACCGCATCAATTGTCAACTCATTTCCATTTGTGCAATTCGTGAGCTATGAAAAAAACATGGGTAAGGGATGGGCACTGCGTAAAGCATTCAGGTATGCAATGGATAAAGGATATAAATATGCCATAACCATCGATTCAGACGGACAACATTTTGCAAAAGACCTTCCCCTTTTTTTTGATAAGGCAGAAGAAACCCCCCGTGCCATCATCATCGGCGCCCGTAATATGAACCAGGAATCTGTTCCCGGCGGCAGCAGTTTTGGCAATAAGTTCTCCAACTTCTGGTTCAAGGTGGAAACTGGCATCAGCAGCCCCGACACCCAATCGGGGTATCGCCTTTATCCACTGGAACCATTGCAGAAAATGAGATTCTTCACCCGTAAATACGAATTTGAGATCGAAGTGCTGGTAAGGGCTTCCTGGAAAGGTGTTGGGGTGGAATCGGTACCGGTAACGGTTTATTATGCACCCAAAGAAGAAAGGGTTTCTCATTTCAGGCCATTCAAGGATTTTTTCCGGATCAGTGTGTTGAACACGTTGCTGGTATTGATCGCATTCCTTTATATAAAGCCACGGGATTTTATCCGGACCCTGTTCAATAAAAAGAAACTGGGCAAGTTGCTGGATGATCACCTGTTCAACACACAGCAGCCGGCACAGCTTAAAGCCATTTCCGTTGCCTTTGGCATATTCATGGGCATTGTTCCCATCTGGGGTTTCCAGCTGGTAGCCGCCATATTCCTGGCTGTTCTGTTCAACCTGAACAAACCCCTGGTCATCATTGCAGCCAACATCAGTATCCCGCCCATGATCCCGGTCATTATATTCCTGAGCTATAAAATGGGCGCATTCTGGATGGGGGCCAATGCCATGCAGATAAGCTTCAGCAAGACCATCACCCTTGATTCGATAAAAAACAACCTGCTTCAATATATTTACGGCAGCATAACGCTGGCCATTGTTGCCGGCATTGTTTTCGGGATACTCACGTTCATTTTTTTAAAACTGACGGGCAAAAAACAACCCGTTGTTACAGGGGCAGATTAG
- a CDS encoding 1-acyl-sn-glycerol-3-phosphate acyltransferase has translation MEKILLHIHRFYSRHKPVLYGSFAALFLMAAWFATQLKFEEDISSILPNDKKIEKLNEVFQNSKFMDKLAVTVSMKDTSAVPEPDSLVAYADRLVEGIRGTLSPFVRKINDKVDDEFAMELFGTISSHLPVYLEEKDYKAIDSLITPEAVKQTLEQDLRTLSSPAGIALKSMISKDPVGISFLGIKKVQQLQYDENFELYDNYVVTRDRKHLLLFITPEYPPNNTGKNALLLRGLDSLINKNSGGDITASYFGATAVSVGNALQLRKDSLLTQGITVLFIIVFLGIYFRKKRAPFLILIPVLFGATFSLAAIYFIRGKISVIALGTGSVVLGIAVNYSLHVFNHYRHTRNMQQLIRDLAMPMTVGSFTTIGGFLCLQFVESEMLKDLGLFAAFSLIGASLCSLIFLPHFIVSKKEQVQHSKNDFSLIDKVASFRPEYNKYLVLIILILTVIFSFQAGNVRFESDLQNMNFMSSGLKESEQKLNRINQYALQSVYIVTEGKTLDEALVNNEKLMAQVEDLQDRGIVKKYSGASSLIISASLQKARIEKWKQYWTPGKKEALMSSLLKEGAALKFNASAFDNFKMLLDKEYEPVGADAMADVRKNFLDDYITEKPGKATVVTLVKAIPEKRAEVYKAFEKESNVTVLDKQYLTNRFVEIINADFSRIALMTSLLVFFVLLLMYGRIELTLVSFIPMFISWLWILGIMAMAGIQFNIINIIVSALIFGLGDDYSLFIMDGLLQEYKTGKKNLSSFKSSIILSAVTTIAGLGVLIFAKHPALRSIAFISIIGILCVVIMAQILIPFLFSLLIRNRVKRNRFPWTLWGFIKSSFAFSYFIGWSVTFTHIAWIFALFNIKEKGKLLYHRIIARVCRRLVYIMINVKKKIINPQNEKFETPAIIIANHQSSLDILPLIMLHPRLIMFTNNRIWNSPLFGKVIRMADYFPTEQIEKDISLVEDRIRNGYSVIIFPEGTRSEDGVIKRFHKGAFYLAEKLNVDILPIMIHGTDYTLTKQDQLLKDGQLTVKFLPRIKPEDKRFGEGYAERSKTIGRYFRDEFSLLKREIEQPAYFREKLIYNYLYKGPVLEWYMRVKTKLEKNYQPFHDLVPEQGKILDIGCGYGFMSYMLSFTSPQREITGIDYDGEKIDTANHCFSKTDSINFVHSDVMGFAFERYDAIILADMLHYLPRAEQEQVMEKCISNLNAGGMIIIRDGDSDKAELHKKTKLTEFFSTTVLNFNKTKESGLCFLSGKMIRAVAAENGLSCREIPDSKLTSNTIFILGKQSAMVEYG, from the coding sequence ATGGAAAAAATATTACTTCACATCCACCGGTTTTACAGCAGGCATAAACCTGTTCTGTACGGAAGTTTTGCCGCCCTTTTCCTGATGGCTGCCTGGTTTGCCACGCAGTTGAAGTTTGAAGAAGATATTTCCAGCATCCTCCCCAACGATAAGAAGATCGAAAAACTGAACGAGGTTTTCCAGAACTCGAAGTTCATGGATAAGCTGGCGGTCACGGTTTCCATGAAAGATACGTCTGCGGTACCGGAGCCCGACAGCCTGGTAGCTTATGCAGACCGCCTTGTGGAAGGCATCCGGGGAACACTTTCTCCCTTTGTCCGGAAGATCAATGATAAGGTAGATGATGAATTTGCGATGGAACTGTTCGGTACCATCAGCAGCCACCTGCCGGTATACCTTGAAGAAAAAGATTATAAAGCGATCGATTCTCTCATTACTCCTGAAGCGGTTAAACAAACCCTGGAACAGGATCTCCGCACACTCAGCTCGCCTGCCGGCATTGCGCTCAAAAGCATGATCAGCAAAGACCCGGTAGGCATCAGTTTCCTGGGAATAAAAAAAGTACAGCAGCTGCAATACGATGAGAACTTTGAGCTGTATGATAATTACGTGGTGACCAGGGACAGGAAGCACCTCCTGTTGTTCATCACACCGGAATACCCGCCCAATAACACCGGTAAGAACGCCCTGCTGCTCAGGGGCCTCGATAGCCTCATCAATAAAAACAGCGGCGGTGATATTACCGCTTCCTATTTTGGCGCCACGGCGGTTTCGGTAGGCAATGCATTGCAACTGAGAAAAGACTCCTTGCTCACGCAGGGGATCACCGTTCTTTTCATCATTGTTTTTTTAGGGATCTATTTCCGTAAAAAAAGAGCCCCTTTTCTCATCCTGATACCGGTGCTGTTTGGCGCTACGTTTTCACTGGCGGCCATTTATTTTATCAGGGGGAAGATATCGGTAATTGCATTGGGTACGGGTTCGGTGGTGCTGGGGATCGCTGTCAATTACTCCCTGCATGTCTTTAACCATTACCGACATACCCGGAACATGCAGCAACTGATCCGTGACCTGGCCATGCCTATGACCGTGGGGAGTTTCACCACCATCGGCGGCTTTTTGTGCCTGCAGTTTGTTGAATCGGAAATGCTGAAGGACCTGGGACTCTTTGCTGCATTCAGTCTCATCGGCGCTTCGCTCTGCTCACTCATCTTCCTGCCCCATTTCATTGTTTCAAAAAAAGAGCAGGTTCAGCATAGTAAAAATGATTTTTCCCTGATCGATAAGGTCGCATCGTTCCGTCCCGAGTATAATAAATACCTGGTACTGATCATTCTCATCCTTACGGTTATTTTTTCTTTCCAGGCGGGCAATGTACGTTTTGAATCAGACCTGCAGAACATGAATTTCATGAGCAGCGGTTTAAAGGAGTCGGAACAGAAACTGAACAGGATCAATCAATACGCCCTGCAGTCTGTGTACATCGTAACCGAAGGGAAGACGCTGGACGAAGCACTGGTGAACAATGAAAAACTGATGGCACAGGTTGAAGACCTGCAGGACAGGGGTATCGTAAAAAAATACTCCGGAGCCTCATCACTTATCATATCAGCCTCCCTGCAGAAGGCCCGGATTGAAAAATGGAAGCAATACTGGACACCAGGAAAGAAAGAAGCATTAATGAGCAGCTTGCTTAAAGAAGGCGCCGCTTTAAAGTTCAATGCCTCGGCATTTGATAATTTCAAGATGCTGCTGGATAAGGAATATGAACCGGTGGGTGCTGATGCGATGGCGGATGTGCGTAAAAACTTCCTGGATGATTACATCACCGAAAAGCCCGGAAAAGCAACGGTGGTTACCCTGGTAAAAGCCATACCGGAAAAAAGAGCGGAAGTGTATAAGGCTTTTGAAAAGGAGAGCAATGTTACGGTGCTCGACAAACAATACCTTACCAACCGTTTTGTGGAGATCATCAATGCCGATTTCTCCCGCATCGCTTTAATGACCTCGCTGCTGGTGTTCTTTGTGCTGCTGCTCATGTACGGGAGAATAGAACTTACCCTGGTCTCCTTCATTCCCATGTTCATCAGCTGGCTCTGGATACTGGGCATCATGGCCATGGCGGGCATACAGTTCAACATCATCAACATCATTGTATCGGCACTGATATTCGGCCTGGGAGACGACTACAGTTTGTTCATCATGGACGGGCTGCTGCAGGAATATAAAACAGGAAAAAAGAACCTGTCATCTTTCAAATCTTCCATCATCTTATCGGCCGTTACCACCATTGCCGGCCTGGGTGTCTTGATCTTTGCAAAGCACCCGGCATTGCGTTCCATCGCATTCATTTCCATCATCGGTATCCTCTGCGTGGTCATCATGGCGCAGATACTCATACCCTTCCTGTTTTCTCTTCTGATACGGAACCGGGTAAAGCGTAACCGTTTTCCATGGACACTCTGGGGCTTTATAAAATCTTCCTTTGCATTCTCCTATTTTATCGGCTGGAGTGTGACCTTCACCCATATTGCCTGGATATTTGCCCTGTTCAACATAAAAGAAAAAGGCAAACTGCTTTATCACCGCATCATTGCCCGGGTTTGCCGGCGGCTGGTGTATATCATGATCAACGTAAAAAAGAAGATCATTAATCCACAGAACGAAAAATTTGAGACGCCAGCCATCATCATTGCCAATCACCAGTCATCGCTTGACATCCTGCCGCTGATCATGCTGCACCCCAGGCTCATCATGTTCACCAATAACCGCATCTGGAATTCACCACTCTTTGGAAAAGTGATCCGCATGGCAGATTATTTTCCGACGGAACAGATCGAAAAGGACATCAGCCTCGTGGAAGACCGGATCCGGAACGGCTACTCGGTAATTATTTTTCCGGAAGGCACCAGGTCGGAAGACGGGGTGATCAAACGTTTTCATAAAGGGGCATTCTACCTGGCCGAAAAACTGAACGTGGATATCCTGCCCATCATGATACATGGCACCGATTATACATTGACCAAGCAGGACCAGCTTTTAAAAGACGGCCAGCTTACAGTAAAGTTCCTGCCCAGGATAAAACCGGAAGATAAACGTTTTGGGGAGGGTTATGCCGAGCGGTCGAAAACGATCGGGCGGTATTTCCGGGATGAATTCAGCCTGCTTAAAAGAGAAATTGAACAGCCTGCCTACTTCCGGGAGAAGCTCATATATAATTACCTGTACAAGGGCCCCGTGCTGGAATGGTACATGCGGGTAAAGACCAAACTGGAGAAGAACTACCAGCCCTTTCATGACCTGGTTCCGGAACAAGGGAAGATACTTGATATTGGCTGCGGCTATGGGTTCATGTCGTATATGCTTTCTTTTACCTCTCCGCAACGGGAGATCACCGGGATAGATTATGACGGGGAGAAGATTGACACGGCAAATCATTGCTTCAGCAAAACAGATAGCATTAATTTTGTGCACAGTGATGTAATGGGGTTCGCTTTTGAAAGGTACGATGCCATCATCCTGGCCGATATGCTGCATTACCTGCCACGGGCAGAGCAGGAACAGGTGATGGAAAAATGCATCAGCAACCTGAATGCCGGCGGAATGATCATAATACGGGATGGGGACAGTGACAAGGCGGAACTGCACAAAAAAACAAAGCTTACCGAGTTCTTCTCAACCACGGTCCTGAATTTTAATAAAACAAAAGAAAGCGGGTTATGTTTCTTATCGGGGAAAATGATCCGGGCGGTGGCAGCCGAAAACGGTTTGTCCTGCCGGGAAATACCCGATTCGAAACTTACTTCGAATACGATATTTATTTTAGGGAAGCAAAGTGCAATGGTTGAATATGGTTGA
- a CDS encoding NAD(P)/FAD-dependent oxidoreductase, whose translation MTKEKVFDTIIIGSGAGGLSAALCLARAGQKVAVIEQHYVPGGWCHSFYIDGQRFSPGVHYIGSMDNGGSARNLYEGLGIANELVFFRMNPSGYEHCWLGDERIDMPAGIENLYESLSKRFPAEKKGLKKYLALVKKVSDQIQLIPKMSGFWDNLTIAYRTRHLGKYGLFSLKRVIGWHIKDPLLRKVLNIQCGDHGLPPSKASFPFHCALMDHYFNGGFYPMGGGAAIVKAFTNAIKKYGGEIHTGQAVKKILLEPHPDSYRDDNHRGKKAIGVELQNGEQLMAKNIISNADPETTFKMVGHENLGSKFLKRLEKTRYSVTSLIFFITVEMDIRKAGLDSGNIWFMPKKDMDELHEGMAGEDILQPGEFDSLFISCSSLKDPLSYNGKLHTIEAITFIDYDSFKACMGVPGENDQKYQEIKERLCQKLMNTFKRILPDVYANMVHLELGTPFTNKHYINATRGNVYGTEKGFWQTGPFSFTSKTKIESLFLCGASTMSHGVSGASYSGVKAAAEILGCNEADLLKKDESQELRVFEAEDSSAWPEWMKQRLAAKQKRSENKMKIAV comes from the coding sequence ATGACTAAAGAAAAGGTATTTGATACTATAATTATTGGTTCCGGGGCCGGCGGCCTGTCTGCAGCCCTTTGTCTTGCAAGGGCAGGACAAAAAGTGGCTGTTATTGAACAACATTATGTGCCCGGGGGCTGGTGCCATAGTTTTTACATAGATGGCCAGCGCTTCAGTCCGGGGGTTCATTATATCGGTTCCATGGATAATGGGGGCTCTGCCCGCAATTTATACGAGGGCCTTGGCATAGCCAATGAACTTGTTTTTTTCAGGATGAACCCTTCCGGTTATGAACATTGCTGGCTTGGCGATGAACGCATTGACATGCCCGCAGGCATCGAAAACCTGTATGAATCTCTTTCAAAACGCTTTCCCGCAGAGAAAAAAGGCTTAAAAAAATACCTGGCCCTTGTTAAAAAAGTAAGCGACCAGATACAGCTCATTCCTAAAATGAGCGGCTTTTGGGACAACCTGACCATTGCTTACCGCACCAGGCACCTGGGTAAATACGGGTTATTCAGTTTAAAACGGGTAATTGGCTGGCATATTAAAGACCCCCTTTTGAGGAAAGTTCTGAACATACAATGCGGCGATCATGGGTTACCTCCTTCCAAGGCCAGTTTCCCCTTCCATTGTGCACTGATGGACCATTATTTTAACGGGGGATTCTATCCAATGGGGGGCGGGGCCGCCATTGTGAAAGCCTTTACCAATGCAATAAAAAAATACGGGGGAGAGATACATACCGGGCAGGCTGTAAAAAAGATATTGCTGGAACCGCATCCCGATAGCTATCGGGACGATAACCATCGGGGGAAAAAAGCCATTGGAGTAGAATTACAGAATGGGGAGCAGCTCATGGCAAAAAATATTATTTCCAACGCTGACCCGGAAACAACCTTTAAAATGGTGGGACACGAAAACCTGGGCAGCAAATTTCTGAAGAGACTGGAAAAGACCCGCTATTCCGTAACCTCACTTATATTTTTCATTACCGTGGAAATGGATATACGCAAAGCCGGACTGGATTCCGGGAATATCTGGTTCATGCCCAAAAAAGATATGGATGAGCTGCACGAGGGTATGGCAGGCGAAGATATTTTACAGCCCGGTGAATTTGATTCGCTCTTTATCAGCTGCTCTTCTTTAAAGGACCCGTTGAGTTATAACGGTAAACTGCATACCATCGAAGCGATCACATTCATTGATTACGATTCTTTTAAAGCCTGCATGGGAGTTCCCGGGGAAAATGATCAGAAATACCAGGAAATAAAAGAGCGCTTATGCCAGAAATTGATGAATACCTTTAAAAGAATATTGCCGGACGTATATGCGAATATGGTGCATCTTGAATTAGGCACCCCCTTTACTAATAAACATTATATCAACGCCACCCGGGGCAATGTATATGGCACGGAAAAAGGATTCTGGCAAACAGGACCGTTCTCATTCACTTCAAAAACGAAAATTGAGAGCCTGTTCCTTTGCGGAGCAAGCACCATGTCGCACGGGGTTTCCGGAGCCAGCTATTCGGGAGTAAAAGCAGCTGCAGAAATCCTTGGCTGCAATGAAGCCGACCTGCTGAAAAAAGACGAATCGCAGGAGTTGCGTGTATTTGAAGCAGAAGACAGTTCCGCATGGCCCGAATGGATGAAGCAACGGCTGGCTGCTAAACAAAAACGCTCGGAGAATAAGATGAAGATCGCAGTGTGA